One Tenrec ecaudatus isolate mTenEca1 chromosome 12, mTenEca1.hap1, whole genome shotgun sequence DNA segment encodes these proteins:
- the SLPI gene encoding antileukoproteinase — MKSQGLFPLAVLLALAALLPWTVEGAEEMSEKAGGCPPIPQTKCNGYQDRECKSDWQCPRKQKCCPGACGIKCLDSVDHFASDEKPGKCPVVNIQCLMLNPPNHCEKDGQCQGNLKCCLGMCGKVCMSPE; from the exons ATGAAGTCCCAGGGCCTCTTCCCACTGGCAGTGCTGCTGGCTCTCGCAGCTCTGCTTCCTTGGACTGTGGAAGGTGCTGAAGAGA TGTCTGAGAAAGCTGGGGGCTGCCCTCCTATACCACAGACCAAGTGCAATGGATATCAAGATCGTGAGTGCAAGAGTGACTGGCAGTGTCCTCGGAAGCAGAAATGTTGCCCCGGTGCTTGTGGCATCAAATGCCTGGATTCTGTGGACCACTTTGCATCAG ATGAGAAGCCTGGGAAGTGTCCGGTGGTCAACATCCAGTGCTTGATGCTCAATCCACCCAATCACTGCGAAAAGGACGGCCAGTGCCAGGGAAACTTGAAGTGCTGTTTGGGCATGTGCGGGAAAGTCTGCATGAGCCCTGAGTAG
- the LOC142422321 gene encoding U1 small nuclear ribonucleoprotein C-like, whose protein sequence is MPKFYCDYCDTYLTHDSPSVRKTHCSGRKHKEHVKDYYQKWMEEQAQSLIDKTTAAFQQGKIPPSPFSAPPPAGAMIPPPPSLPGPPRPGMMPAPHMGGAPVMPMMGPPPPGMMPVGPAPGMRPPMGGHMPMMPGPPMMRPPARPITVPTRPGMTRPDRSRQRTASLYQFSYSYPFSRRAGATTLDVF, encoded by the coding sequence ATGCCTAAGTTTTATTGTGACTACTGCGATACATACCTCACCCATGACTCGCCATCTGTGAGAAAGACACATTGCAGTGGTAGGAAACACAAAGAGCATGTGAAAGACTACTATCAGAAATGGATGGAAGAGCAGGCTCAGAGCCTGATTGACAAAACAACGGCTGCATTTCAACAAGGAAAGATACCTCCTTCTCCATTCTCTGCTCCTCCTCCAGCAGGGGCCATGATCCCGCCTCCCCCCAGTCTCCCGGGTCCTCCTCGCCCTGGGATGATGCCGGCTCCCCACATGGGGGGGGCCCCCGTGATGCCAATGATgggccctcctcctcctgggatGATGCCAGTGGGACCCGCTCCTGGAATGAGGCCACCCATGGGGGGCCACATGCCAATGATGCCTGGGCCCCCAATGATGCGGCCCCCAGCCCGTCCTATTACGGTGCCCACTCGGCCAGGAATGACCCGACCAGACAGATCAAGGCAGCGCACAGCCTCCTTGTATCAATTTTCTTATTCGTACCCCTTCTCCCGGAGAGCTGGTGCTacgactctggatgttttctaa